A genome region from Canis lupus dingo isolate Sandy chromosome 7, ASM325472v2, whole genome shotgun sequence includes the following:
- the LOC112648202 gene encoding prefoldin subunit 1-like, producing MTLSVLFYDDDILTVAPVDLELNKAFTELQAKDIDIQQKVKLADIRIEQLNRTKKHAHLTDTEIMTLVDETNMYEGVGRMFILQSKEVIHHQLLEKQKIAEEKIKELEQKKSYLERSVKEAEDNIREMLMARRAQ from the exons ATGACTCTCAGTGTACTGTTCTATGATGATGACATCCTT ACGGTGGCTCCCGTGGATCTGGAGTTGAACAAGGCCTTCACAGAACTTCAAGCCAAAGATATTGACATTCAGCAGAAGGTGAAGCTTGCAGACATACGGATTGAACAGCTAAACAGAACGAAAAAGCACGCACATCTTACAGATACAGAGATTATGACTTTGGTAGATGAGACTAACATGTATGAAGGTGtaggaagaatgtttattcttcAGTCCAAGGAGGTAATTCACCATCAActgttagagaaacagaaaatagcagaagaaaaaattaaagaactggAACAGAAAAAATCCTACCTGGAGCGGAGTGTGAAGGAAGCTGAGGACAACATCCGGGAGATGCTGATGGCACGAAGGGCACAGTAG
- the PRELID3A gene encoding PRELI domain containing protein 3A isoform X3: MKIWSSEHVFGHPWDTVIKAAMRKYPNPMNPCVVGVDVLERSVDGRGRLHSHRLLSTEWGLPGFVKAILGTSRTLTYIKEHSVVDPVEKKMELCSTNITLTNVVSVNERLVYTPHPEDPGMTVLTQEAIITVKGISLGSYLESLMASTISSNAKKGWAAIEWIIENSERAVS; this comes from the exons ATGAAGATCTGGAGCTCGGAGCACGTGTTCGG CCACCCTTGGGACACCGTCATCAAAGCTGCCATGAGGAAGTACCCGAATCCAATGAACCCCTGTGTCGTGGGAGTGGACGTGCTGGAGCGCAGTGTGGACGGCCGGGGCCGGCTGCACAGCCACCGCCTCCTCAGCACTGAGTGGGGGCTGCCCGGCTTCGTGAAAGCG attttgggAACCAGTAGGACTTTGACATACATCAAAGAACATTCTGTGGTGGATccagtagaaaagaaaatggaactgTGTTCCACCAAT atcacACTCACAAACGTGGTGTCGGTGAACGAGAGGCTGGTGTACACACCCCACCCGGAGGACCCTGGAAT GACGGTGCTCACGCAAGAAGCCATCATCACCGTGAAGGGGATCAGCCTCGGCAGCTACCTGGAGAGTCTGATGGCCAGCACCATCTCCTCCAACGCCAAGAAG GGGTGGGCGGCTATTGAGTGGATAATTGAAAATTCTGAGCGCGCCGTGAGCTAA